In Acidovorax sp. 106, the following proteins share a genomic window:
- a CDS encoding exodeoxyribonuclease V subunit beta, with protein sequence MTDSTPQANPPIQAAYEHNGRPVSREAFYAIACDPARSVAVEACAGAGKTWMLVSRMLRALLDGCAPHEILAITFTKKAAGEMRQRLQEWLEQFSHKPLEELPAELVARGISPQGALDKREALQNLYRQLLGAGRPVQIRTFHSWFAALLGTAPLALLQQQGLPAHFELLEDDAEAVREVWPPFLQTVAESASLRADYEAVVARHGRSQTHKALAAALAKRVEFDLADAEGVVDASVPPFQQAYPDLAALAEPAEALQTEAALQRWRSRASALGAESNKTPQKAADAIIDALGCTDLNQRLDQLRRAMFVAKEDRLSKNLEKFPAAQEAEPELQRLLTARRQHEAWQHQQRMARLARCLIAQFVAVKQQHGWVDMNDVERTALVMLADPVLSGWVQERLDARIRHLLVDEFQDTNPLQWQALHAWLSGYAGSGGGSAAPSVFIVGDPKQSIYRFRRAEPQVFIAAQAFVRDGLGGDLLSCDHTRRNAQGVIGAVNAVMGEAQAQHETSGFRDHTTESKHPGQLLRLPAITDADDDNQGAARDALAWRDSLTEPRHEAEETQRMRECTQAAAWVAAQIASGTPPKEVLVLARKRDRLASMQDALRALHLPCVQPEKADLFDAPEVQDMVALLDVLVSPTHDLPLARALKSPLFGLGDDALVALAVLRRQPEHTGSSWFDLLLKSELLPLDMQALGPVLIQYQAWVGSLPPHDALHAIYEHGDLLARFAAAAPPTQRLSVQANLRALLAAALQHDGGRYLTPYALVRAMKKGGVRAPGRADAQAIRLLTVHGAKGLEADCVLLLDTDTRPQKAETMGVLVDWPGEQTVPSAFVFLASESNPPPSAVDALVAEQQARSREELNMLYVAMTRAKHCLALSSVQPSNSAPGSWWNRLTPLAQLVTEVDVGIAPAPAAGAGATPDTFTIAALQPLPEALRSARTKPGAVAAADPSGATPVAMPGDGDSTPLSRQGDAMHQLLEQAGVAGAPLADLRAHGWPAARIARLASDHDIAPAAAELAARMAQGILAGEGAWAWDPSQVQTAINEAPLHYQGQSLRIDRLVQRRASPADDAVAGWWVLDYKSAAQPQRQQALVVQLQRYHEAVQALMPGEVVHAAFLTGDGRMVRVGDGPAGGTGASGGGSEGGKAGPSAAPASGVGHTSAPVASAAAPKSERPRAAPGPADSAQGSLF encoded by the coding sequence ATGACCGACAGCACTCCCCAGGCCAACCCACCCATCCAGGCCGCCTACGAACACAACGGCCGTCCCGTCTCGCGCGAGGCCTTCTACGCCATCGCCTGCGACCCCGCGCGCAGCGTGGCGGTGGAGGCCTGCGCCGGTGCGGGCAAGACCTGGATGCTGGTCTCGCGCATGCTGCGGGCGCTGCTGGACGGCTGTGCGCCGCACGAAATCCTGGCCATCACTTTCACCAAAAAGGCCGCGGGTGAGATGCGCCAGCGCCTGCAGGAATGGCTGGAGCAGTTCAGCCACAAGCCGCTGGAAGAGCTGCCGGCAGAGCTGGTTGCACGCGGAATCAGCCCCCAGGGCGCACTGGACAAGCGCGAGGCGCTACAAAATTTATACCGCCAGCTGCTGGGGGCTGGCCGCCCGGTGCAGATCCGCACCTTCCACAGCTGGTTTGCCGCGCTGCTGGGCACGGCCCCGCTGGCGCTGCTGCAGCAGCAAGGTCTGCCCGCGCACTTTGAGCTGCTGGAAGACGATGCCGAGGCCGTGCGCGAGGTGTGGCCGCCGTTTCTGCAGACCGTGGCGGAGAGCGCCAGCCTGCGTGCCGACTACGAAGCCGTGGTGGCCCGCCATGGCCGATCACAAACCCACAAGGCGCTGGCAGCGGCGCTGGCCAAGCGGGTGGAGTTTGACCTGGCCGACGCGGAAGGCGTTGTGGATGCATCGGTGCCGCCGTTCCAGCAGGCCTACCCCGACCTGGCCGCGTTGGCAGAGCCCGCCGAAGCGCTGCAGACCGAGGCCGCCCTGCAGCGCTGGCGCAGCCGTGCCAGCGCTTTGGGCGCCGAGTCCAACAAGACCCCGCAAAAGGCGGCCGACGCCATCATCGACGCGCTGGGCTGCACCGACCTGAACCAGCGCCTGGACCAATTGCGCCGTGCGATGTTCGTGGCCAAGGAAGACCGCCTGTCCAAGAACCTCGAGAAGTTCCCCGCCGCGCAGGAGGCCGAGCCCGAGCTGCAGCGCCTGCTCACCGCCCGCCGCCAGCACGAGGCCTGGCAGCACCAGCAGCGCATGGCCCGGCTGGCGCGCTGCCTGATTGCGCAGTTTGTTGCCGTCAAGCAGCAGCACGGCTGGGTGGACATGAACGATGTGGAGCGCACGGCCCTGGTCATGCTGGCCGACCCGGTCCTCTCTGGCTGGGTGCAAGAGCGGCTGGACGCGCGCATCCGCCACCTGCTGGTCGATGAGTTTCAGGACACCAACCCGCTGCAGTGGCAGGCGCTGCACGCGTGGCTGTCGGGCTACGCTGGCTCGGGTGGTGGGTCGGCCGCGCCCAGTGTGTTCATTGTGGGCGACCCCAAGCAGAGCATCTACCGCTTTCGCCGCGCCGAGCCGCAGGTGTTCATCGCCGCGCAGGCGTTTGTGCGCGACGGGCTGGGCGGCGACCTGCTGAGCTGCGACCACACACGCCGCAACGCGCAGGGCGTGATCGGTGCCGTCAACGCCGTGATGGGCGAGGCTCAGGCGCAGCACGAGACCAGCGGCTTTCGCGACCACACCACAGAATCCAAGCATCCCGGCCAGTTGCTGCGCCTGCCCGCCATCACCGATGCGGACGACGACAACCAAGGCGCAGCCCGCGACGCCCTGGCCTGGCGCGACAGCCTGACCGAACCTCGGCACGAGGCTGAAGAAACCCAGCGCATGCGCGAATGCACCCAGGCCGCCGCCTGGGTGGCCGCCCAAATCGCCAGCGGCACCCCGCCCAAAGAGGTGCTGGTGCTGGCTCGCAAGCGCGACCGCCTGGCCAGTATGCAAGACGCCCTGCGAGCCCTGCACCTGCCCTGTGTGCAGCCCGAAAAGGCCGACCTGTTCGACGCGCCCGAGGTGCAGGACATGGTGGCATTGCTGGATGTGCTGGTCTCGCCCACGCACGACCTGCCTTTGGCCCGCGCGCTCAAGTCGCCGTTGTTTGGCCTGGGCGATGACGCTTTGGTGGCCCTGGCCGTGTTGCGCCGCCAGCCTGAACATACGGGCAGTAGCTGGTTTGATTTGCTATTAAAAAGTGAGCTTCTACCGCTTGATATGCAAGCGCTGGGGCCTGTTTTGATTCAATACCAGGCGTGGGTAGGCAGCCTGCCTCCGCACGATGCGCTGCATGCCATCTACGAGCATGGCGACTTGCTGGCCCGTTTTGCCGCCGCCGCACCCCCCACCCAGCGCCTGTCGGTGCAGGCCAACCTGCGCGCCCTGCTGGCCGCAGCGCTGCAGCACGATGGGGGCCGTTACCTCACGCCCTATGCCTTGGTGCGGGCCATGAAGAAGGGCGGCGTGCGTGCCCCCGGCCGTGCCGACGCGCAGGCCATCCGCCTGCTGACGGTGCACGGCGCCAAGGGGCTGGAGGCCGACTGCGTGCTGCTGCTGGACACCGACACCCGCCCGCAAAAAGCCGAGACCATGGGCGTGCTGGTGGACTGGCCTGGTGAGCAGACCGTGCCCTCGGCCTTCGTCTTTTTGGCCAGTGAGTCGAATCCGCCGCCCAGCGCGGTGGACGCACTCGTCGCCGAGCAGCAGGCCCGCAGCCGCGAGGAGCTGAACATGCTCTATGTGGCCATGACACGCGCCAAGCACTGTCTGGCGCTGTCGTCCGTGCAGCCCAGCAATTCGGCGCCGGGCAGCTGGTGGAACCGGCTGACACCCTTGGCTCAGTTGGTGACCGAGGTGGACGTAGGCATCGCCCCGGCACCTGCCGCCGGGGCCGGGGCAACCCCCGACACCTTCACCATCGCCGCGCTGCAACCCCTGCCCGAGGCCCTGCGAAGTGCCCGCACCAAACCGGGTGCAGTGGCCGCCGCCGACCCCAGTGGCGCCACGCCCGTGGCCATGCCCGGCGATGGCGACTCCACCCCCCTGTCGCGCCAGGGCGACGCCATGCACCAGCTGCTGGAGCAGGCCGGTGTGGCCGGGGCCCCGTTGGCCGACTTGCGCGCCCACGGCTGGCCTGCGGCGCGCATCGCCCGGCTGGCCAGCGACCACGACATCGCCCCGGCTGCCGCCGAGCTGGCCGCCCGCATGGCACAGGGCATTCTGGCGGGCGAGGGCGCCTGGGCCTGGGACCCGTCCCAGGTGCAGACAGCCATCAACGAGGCCCCGCTGCACTACCAGGGCCAGAGCCTGCGCATCGACCGGCTGGTACAGCGCCGTGCGTCTCCTGCAGATGACGCCGTGGCAGGCTGGTGGGTGCTGGACTACAAAAGCGCCGCCCAGCCCCAGCGCCAGCAGGCGCTGGTGGTGCAACTGCAGCG